In Pongo pygmaeus isolate AG05252 chromosome 13, NHGRI_mPonPyg2-v2.0_pri, whole genome shotgun sequence, one genomic interval encodes:
- the TRMO gene encoding tRNA (adenine(37)-N6)-methyltransferase isoform X1, which yields MRGLEEPGPRPTATPCGCVKPALETGNLLTEPVGYLESCFSAKNGTPRQPSICSYSRACLRIRKRIFNNPEHSLMGLEQFSHVWILFVFHKNGHLSCKAKVQPPRLNGAKTGVFSTRSPHRPNAIGLTLAKLEKVEGGAIYLSGIDMIHGTPVLDIKPYIAEYDSPQNVMEPLADFNLQNNQHTPNIVSQSDSKTDSCDQQQLSGCDEPQPHHSTKKKPKCPEDRTSEENYLTHSDTAKIQQAFPMHREIAADFGLESRRDQSSSVAEEQIVPYCPEKSFSEKGTDKKLGRVEGAAVLQGSRAETQPMAPHCPAGRADGAPRSVVPAWVTEAPVATLKVRFTPHAEMDLGQLSSQDVGQPSFKYFQSAEEAKRAIEAVLSADPRSVYRRKLCQDRLFYFTVDVAHVTCWFGDGFAEVLRIKPASESVYMTGAVGSLVSLGS from the exons ATGCGCGGCTTGGAGGAGCCGGGGCCTCGGCCTACAGCGACCCCATGCGGCTGCGTGAAGCCGGCTCTGGAGACAG GGAATCTTTTAACTGAGCCAGTCGGCTACTTGGAATCTTGTTTCTCGGCCAAGAATGGTACTCCAAGACAGCCATCCATTTGTAGCTATTCTCGAGCCTGTTTGAGGATTAGAAAGAGGATCTTTAATAATCCTGAACATTCCCTGATGGGCCTAGAACAGTTTTCTCATGTTTG gattttgtttgtttttcacaaaaATGGTCATTTGAGCTGTAAGGCAAAAGTGCAGCCTCCTAGGCTGAACGGTGCAAAGACGGGAGTTTTTTCCACAAGGAGCCCTCATCGTCCCAATGCAATAGGACTGACCCTGGCCAAGCTGGAAAAGGTAGAAG GTGGAGCTATATACCTTTCTGGAATTGACATGATACATGGCACACCCGTACTAGACATCAAGCCCTACATAGCTGAGTATGACTCACCGCAAAATGTGATGGAGCCTTTAGCAGACTTTAATTTACAGAATAACCAACATACACCAAATATTGTGTCCCAGTCTGACAGCAAGACTGACAGCTGTGACCAGCAGCAGCTCTCAGGGTGTGATGAGCCACAACCCCACCATAGCACTAAGAAGAAACCTAAATGTCCTGAAGACAGAACTTCAGAAGAAAACTACCTGACACACAGTGACACAGCCAAAATTCAGCAAGCATTTCCTATGCACAGGGAGATAGCAGCGGATTTTGGTTTGGAATCAAGACGTGATCAGAGTTCCAGTGTGGCAGAAGAACAAATTGTCCCATATTGCCCGGAGAAGAGCTTTTCAGAGAAAGGTACAGACAAGAAGCTAGGGAGAGTGGAAGGAGCAGCAGTCTTGCAAGGAAGCAGGGCAGAGACACAGCCCATGGCCCCTCACTGCCCTGCTGGAAGGGCTGATGGAGCTCCCCGCAGCGTggttcctgcctgggtgacagaggctcCTGTGGCCACTTTAAAAGTGCGGTTTACTCCTCATGCCGAGATGGACCTTGGGCAGCTCAGTTCACAAG ATGTTGGTCAGccatcatttaaatattttcagtcaGCAGAGGAAGCAAAGCGTGCCATTGAGGCTGTGCTGTCAGCGGATCCTCGGTCTGTGTACCGCCGGAAGCTTTGCCAGGACCGCCTTTTTTACTTTACCGTAGACGTAGCGCATGTCACTTGCTGGTTTGGTGATGGCTTTGCAGAGGTGCTGAGGATCAAGCCGGCTTCTGAGTCTGTTTATATGACTGGCGCTGTGGGGTCCTTGGTGTCTCTAGGGTCTTAA
- the TRMO gene encoding tRNA (adenine(37)-N6)-methyltransferase isoform X2, with product MRRVGTSATSSHARLGGAGASAYSDPMRLREAGSGDRILFVFHKNGHLSCKAKVQPPRLNGAKTGVFSTRSPHRPNAIGLTLAKLEKVEGGAIYLSGIDMIHGTPVLDIKPYIAEYDSPQNVMEPLADFNLQNNQHTPNIVSQSDSKTDSCDQQQLSGCDEPQPHHSTKKKPKCPEDRTSEENYLTHSDTAKIQQAFPMHREIAADFGLESRRDQSSSVAEEQIVPYCPEKSFSEKGTDKKLGRVEGAAVLQGSRAETQPMAPHCPAGRADGAPRSVVPAWVTEAPVATLKVRFTPHAEMDLGQLSSQDVGQPSFKYFQSAEEAKRAIEAVLSADPRSVYRRKLCQDRLFYFTVDVAHVTCWFGDGFAEVLRIKPASESVYMTGAVGSLVSLGS from the exons ATGCGTCGGGTGGGCACCTCAGCAACCAGTAGCCATGCGCGGCTTGGAGGAGCCGGGGCCTCGGCCTACAGCGACCCCATGCGGCTGCGTGAAGCCGGCTCTGGAGACAG gattttgtttgtttttcacaaaaATGGTCATTTGAGCTGTAAGGCAAAAGTGCAGCCTCCTAGGCTGAACGGTGCAAAGACGGGAGTTTTTTCCACAAGGAGCCCTCATCGTCCCAATGCAATAGGACTGACCCTGGCCAAGCTGGAAAAGGTAGAAG GTGGAGCTATATACCTTTCTGGAATTGACATGATACATGGCACACCCGTACTAGACATCAAGCCCTACATAGCTGAGTATGACTCACCGCAAAATGTGATGGAGCCTTTAGCAGACTTTAATTTACAGAATAACCAACATACACCAAATATTGTGTCCCAGTCTGACAGCAAGACTGACAGCTGTGACCAGCAGCAGCTCTCAGGGTGTGATGAGCCACAACCCCACCATAGCACTAAGAAGAAACCTAAATGTCCTGAAGACAGAACTTCAGAAGAAAACTACCTGACACACAGTGACACAGCCAAAATTCAGCAAGCATTTCCTATGCACAGGGAGATAGCAGCGGATTTTGGTTTGGAATCAAGACGTGATCAGAGTTCCAGTGTGGCAGAAGAACAAATTGTCCCATATTGCCCGGAGAAGAGCTTTTCAGAGAAAGGTACAGACAAGAAGCTAGGGAGAGTGGAAGGAGCAGCAGTCTTGCAAGGAAGCAGGGCAGAGACACAGCCCATGGCCCCTCACTGCCCTGCTGGAAGGGCTGATGGAGCTCCCCGCAGCGTggttcctgcctgggtgacagaggctcCTGTGGCCACTTTAAAAGTGCGGTTTACTCCTCATGCCGAGATGGACCTTGGGCAGCTCAGTTCACAAG ATGTTGGTCAGccatcatttaaatattttcagtcaGCAGAGGAAGCAAAGCGTGCCATTGAGGCTGTGCTGTCAGCGGATCCTCGGTCTGTGTACCGCCGGAAGCTTTGCCAGGACCGCCTTTTTTACTTTACCGTAGACGTAGCGCATGTCACTTGCTGGTTTGGTGATGGCTTTGCAGAGGTGCTGAGGATCAAGCCGGCTTCTGAGTCTGTTTATATGACTGGCGCTGTGGGGTCCTTGGTGTCTCTAGGGTCTTAA
- the TRMO gene encoding tRNA (adenine(37)-N6)-methyltransferase isoform X4, with amino-acid sequence MRGLEEPGPRPTATPCGCVKPALETGNLLTEPVGYLESCFSAKNGTPRQPSICSYSRACLRIRKRIFNNPEHSLMGLEQFSHVWILFVFHKNGHLSCKAKVQPPRLNGAKTGVFSTRSPHRPNAIGLTLAKLEKVEGGAIYLSGIDMIHGTPVLDIKPYIAEYDSPQNVMEPLADFNLQNNQHTPNIVSQSDSKTDSCDQQQLSGCDEPQPHHSTKKKPKCPEDRTSEENYLTHSDTAKIQQAFPMHREIAADFGLESRRDQSSSVAEEQIVPYCPEKSFSEKDVGQPSFKYFQSAEEAKRAIEAVLSADPRSVYRRKLCQDRLFYFTVDVAHVTCWFGDGFAEVLRIKPASESVYMTGAVGSLVSLGS; translated from the exons ATGCGCGGCTTGGAGGAGCCGGGGCCTCGGCCTACAGCGACCCCATGCGGCTGCGTGAAGCCGGCTCTGGAGACAG GGAATCTTTTAACTGAGCCAGTCGGCTACTTGGAATCTTGTTTCTCGGCCAAGAATGGTACTCCAAGACAGCCATCCATTTGTAGCTATTCTCGAGCCTGTTTGAGGATTAGAAAGAGGATCTTTAATAATCCTGAACATTCCCTGATGGGCCTAGAACAGTTTTCTCATGTTTG gattttgtttgtttttcacaaaaATGGTCATTTGAGCTGTAAGGCAAAAGTGCAGCCTCCTAGGCTGAACGGTGCAAAGACGGGAGTTTTTTCCACAAGGAGCCCTCATCGTCCCAATGCAATAGGACTGACCCTGGCCAAGCTGGAAAAGGTAGAAG GTGGAGCTATATACCTTTCTGGAATTGACATGATACATGGCACACCCGTACTAGACATCAAGCCCTACATAGCTGAGTATGACTCACCGCAAAATGTGATGGAGCCTTTAGCAGACTTTAATTTACAGAATAACCAACATACACCAAATATTGTGTCCCAGTCTGACAGCAAGACTGACAGCTGTGACCAGCAGCAGCTCTCAGGGTGTGATGAGCCACAACCCCACCATAGCACTAAGAAGAAACCTAAATGTCCTGAAGACAGAACTTCAGAAGAAAACTACCTGACACACAGTGACACAGCCAAAATTCAGCAAGCATTTCCTATGCACAGGGAGATAGCAGCGGATTTTGGTTTGGAATCAAGACGTGATCAGAGTTCCAGTGTGGCAGAAGAACAAATTGTCCCATATTGCCCGGAGAAGAGCTTTTCAGAGAAAG ATGTTGGTCAGccatcatttaaatattttcagtcaGCAGAGGAAGCAAAGCGTGCCATTGAGGCTGTGCTGTCAGCGGATCCTCGGTCTGTGTACCGCCGGAAGCTTTGCCAGGACCGCCTTTTTTACTTTACCGTAGACGTAGCGCATGTCACTTGCTGGTTTGGTGATGGCTTTGCAGAGGTGCTGAGGATCAAGCCGGCTTCTGAGTCTGTTTATATGACTGGCGCTGTGGGGTCCTTGGTGTCTCTAGGGTCTTAA
- the TRMO gene encoding tRNA (adenine(37)-N6)-methyltransferase isoform X3, translating to MRGLEEPGPRPTATPCGCVKPALETGNLLTEPVGYLESCFSAKNGTPRQPSICSYSRACLRIRKRIFNNPEHSLMGLEQFSHVWILFVFHKNGHLSCKAKVQPPRLNGAKTGVFSTRSPHRPNAIGLTLAKLEKVEGGAIYLSGIDMIHGTPVLDIKPYIAEYDSPQNVMEPLADFNLQNNQHTPNIVSQSDSKTDSCDQQQLSGCDEPQPHHSTKKKPKCPEDRTSEENYLTHSDTAKIQQAFPMHREIAADFGLESRRDQSSSVAEEQIVPYCPEKSFSEKGTDKKLGRVEGAAVLQGSRAETQPMAPHCPAGRADGAPRSVVPAWVTEAPVATLKVRFTPHAEMDLGQLSSQDMAHSDFWLLVEIKSTPRGIKIHCHHR from the exons ATGCGCGGCTTGGAGGAGCCGGGGCCTCGGCCTACAGCGACCCCATGCGGCTGCGTGAAGCCGGCTCTGGAGACAG GGAATCTTTTAACTGAGCCAGTCGGCTACTTGGAATCTTGTTTCTCGGCCAAGAATGGTACTCCAAGACAGCCATCCATTTGTAGCTATTCTCGAGCCTGTTTGAGGATTAGAAAGAGGATCTTTAATAATCCTGAACATTCCCTGATGGGCCTAGAACAGTTTTCTCATGTTTG gattttgtttgtttttcacaaaaATGGTCATTTGAGCTGTAAGGCAAAAGTGCAGCCTCCTAGGCTGAACGGTGCAAAGACGGGAGTTTTTTCCACAAGGAGCCCTCATCGTCCCAATGCAATAGGACTGACCCTGGCCAAGCTGGAAAAGGTAGAAG GTGGAGCTATATACCTTTCTGGAATTGACATGATACATGGCACACCCGTACTAGACATCAAGCCCTACATAGCTGAGTATGACTCACCGCAAAATGTGATGGAGCCTTTAGCAGACTTTAATTTACAGAATAACCAACATACACCAAATATTGTGTCCCAGTCTGACAGCAAGACTGACAGCTGTGACCAGCAGCAGCTCTCAGGGTGTGATGAGCCACAACCCCACCATAGCACTAAGAAGAAACCTAAATGTCCTGAAGACAGAACTTCAGAAGAAAACTACCTGACACACAGTGACACAGCCAAAATTCAGCAAGCATTTCCTATGCACAGGGAGATAGCAGCGGATTTTGGTTTGGAATCAAGACGTGATCAGAGTTCCAGTGTGGCAGAAGAACAAATTGTCCCATATTGCCCGGAGAAGAGCTTTTCAGAGAAAGGTACAGACAAGAAGCTAGGGAGAGTGGAAGGAGCAGCAGTCTTGCAAGGAAGCAGGGCAGAGACACAGCCCATGGCCCCTCACTGCCCTGCTGGAAGGGCTGATGGAGCTCCCCGCAGCGTggttcctgcctgggtgacagaggctcCTGTGGCCACTTTAAAAGTGCGGTTTACTCCTCATGCCGAGATGGACCTTGGGCAGCTCAGTTCACAAG ATATGGCCCACAGTGATTTTTGGCTGCTTGTAGAAATCAAATCCACTCCAAGAGGGATAAAGATCCACTGCCACCACAGATGA